In one window of Meiothermus sp. DNA:
- a CDS encoding FAD-linked oxidase C-terminal domain-containing protein: protein MNPALSELERLFPPGRFLVKPGELAPYESDALTAFRARPLAVVLPESHEEVVAAVRWCAKHQIPYVARGSGTSLSGGSLPIDGGLLIGLNRMNKLLRLDAKERLAVVQPGFINLQVSNAAAPYGLYYAPDPSSQPVSTIGGNLAFNSGGAHCLKYGMTSNHVLAARVVLPDGETIELGSESLENTGPDWLGLFVGSEGLLGIATEITLRLLPKPETYHTVLAAYDSLEKAGEAVAAVVASGLLPGAMEIMDSLAIEAAEAAVKAGYPLEARALLIVELEGETPQVEAEAQYLEEVIQKSGAYEVRVAQNADERMKIWKGRKAAFSAVGRLSPDYIVQDGVVPRSRLGQALAEIEQLSARYGLRVANVFHAGDGNLHPLILYNGRVEGELQRAEELAGEILKLCVALGGSITGEHGVGMEKKSYMTEMFSEDDLDAMQRIRQALDPWALSNRGKMFPGEAPALRFHGAHPLEKAGVISRE from the coding sequence GTGAACCCAGCTCTGAGTGAACTCGAGCGCCTCTTTCCCCCTGGCCGCTTTCTGGTCAAACCTGGCGAACTGGCTCCATATGAATCCGATGCCCTTACCGCCTTCCGGGCCCGGCCCCTGGCGGTGGTGCTGCCAGAGAGCCACGAAGAGGTGGTTGCTGCAGTGCGCTGGTGCGCAAAGCACCAAATCCCCTACGTGGCGCGGGGCTCCGGCACCAGCCTCTCGGGGGGTTCACTGCCCATTGACGGCGGGCTCTTGATCGGCCTCAACCGTATGAACAAGCTGCTGCGGCTGGATGCAAAAGAGCGTCTGGCGGTGGTACAGCCAGGCTTCATCAACCTCCAGGTTTCCAACGCCGCTGCGCCCTATGGCCTCTACTATGCCCCCGACCCCTCCTCGCAGCCGGTCTCGACCATTGGGGGCAACCTGGCCTTCAACTCCGGCGGGGCCCACTGCCTCAAGTACGGCATGACCTCCAACCACGTGCTGGCCGCCCGGGTGGTACTGCCGGATGGCGAGACCATAGAGCTGGGCAGCGAAAGCCTGGAAAACACCGGCCCCGACTGGCTGGGCCTGTTTGTGGGTAGCGAAGGGCTTCTGGGCATCGCCACCGAAATTACCCTGCGCCTCCTCCCCAAGCCCGAGACCTATCACACGGTACTGGCCGCCTACGACTCGCTGGAAAAAGCAGGCGAAGCGGTGGCAGCGGTGGTGGCTTCTGGGCTGCTACCGGGTGCCATGGAGATTATGGACTCCCTGGCGATTGAAGCGGCGGAAGCCGCGGTCAAGGCCGGGTATCCCCTGGAAGCCCGGGCCCTTTTGATTGTGGAGCTCGAGGGCGAAACCCCCCAGGTCGAAGCCGAGGCGCAATACCTGGAAGAGGTCATCCAAAAGTCGGGGGCCTACGAGGTGCGGGTGGCACAAAACGCCGACGAGCGCATGAAAATCTGGAAAGGGCGCAAGGCCGCCTTCTCGGCGGTGGGGCGGCTCTCGCCGGACTACATCGTGCAGGACGGGGTGGTGCCGCGCTCCCGGCTGGGGCAGGCCCTCGCCGAAATTGAACAGCTCTCGGCCCGCTACGGCTTGCGGGTGGCCAACGTTTTTCACGCAGGCGATGGTAACCTGCACCCCCTCATTCTTTACAACGGACGGGTGGAGGGAGAACTTCAACGGGCCGAGGAGCTCGCAGGGGAAATCCTGAAGCTGTGCGTGGCCCTGGGCGGCTCCATCACCGGCGAGCATGGGGTGGGCATGGAGAAAAAGTCATACATGACGGAGATGTTCTCGGAGGACGACCTGGACGCCATGCAGCGCATCCGCCAGGCCCTCGACCCGTGGGCGCTTTCCAACCGGGGCAAGATGTTCCCCGGCGAAGCCCCCGCCCTCCGCTTCCATGGGGCCCATCCGCTGGAGAAAGCCGGGGTGATCTCGCGTGAGTAG
- a CDS encoding FAD-binding protein, with amino-acid sequence MTLMPSSLAEVQEVVRTYPHIRPRGGGSKPALCAPLEGQTVLEMAGLSGVLEYDPGEYVLVARAGTKLAEVEALLAEHGQYLPFDPPFVEQGATLGGTVAAGLSGPMRQRYGGVRDFILGVQFVDGEGRLVRGGGKVVKNAAGFDLPKLMVGSLGRLGILTEVAFKVFPFPKATATLLVNFSGLEEALKALYRLAGSPIELYALDLEPPATLALRLGGLPEALPARLERLQSFLGQTGELLREAAEARYWRHLNPLPLGEGRLVKVALTARHIPDLEKALGSTPRRYLSAGNLLYLSWNDEPDRLDALLKAQGLSGLVLKGTVARSQLGINLEHVLGHKVSRALDPQGKFSLHAPLP; translated from the coding sequence ATGACACTTATGCCTTCCAGCCTTGCCGAAGTCCAGGAGGTCGTGCGCACGTACCCACACATCCGGCCCCGGGGTGGCGGCAGCAAGCCTGCGCTCTGTGCTCCCCTCGAGGGCCAGACCGTGCTGGAGATGGCAGGCCTTTCGGGAGTGCTCGAGTACGACCCCGGCGAGTACGTCCTGGTAGCCCGGGCCGGCACCAAGCTCGCCGAGGTGGAGGCCTTGCTGGCCGAGCACGGGCAGTATTTGCCTTTCGATCCGCCCTTTGTGGAGCAGGGAGCCACGCTCGGCGGCACAGTAGCGGCAGGGCTCTCGGGTCCCATGCGGCAGCGCTATGGGGGGGTGCGCGATTTTATTCTGGGGGTGCAGTTCGTGGATGGTGAGGGCCGCCTGGTGCGGGGTGGGGGCAAGGTGGTCAAGAATGCCGCCGGGTTCGACCTTCCCAAGCTGATGGTGGGCAGCCTGGGGCGGCTGGGCATCCTGACCGAGGTGGCCTTCAAGGTGTTTCCCTTTCCCAAAGCCACCGCCACCTTACTGGTCAATTTTTCCGGCCTGGAAGAAGCGCTAAAGGCCCTCTACCGCCTAGCGGGCTCGCCCATCGAGCTCTATGCCCTAGACCTCGAGCCCCCGGCTACCCTGGCCCTGCGGCTGGGGGGCCTGCCAGAAGCCCTCCCGGCCCGGCTGGAACGCCTCCAGTCCTTTTTAGGCCAAACCGGCGAACTTTTACGAGAGGCGGCCGAAGCCCGCTACTGGCGCCACCTGAACCCCCTGCCCCTGGGGGAGGGCAGGCTGGTCAAGGTGGCCCTCACCGCGCGGCATATCCCCGACCTGGAAAAAGCCCTGGGCAGCACCCCAAGGCGCTACCTGAGCGCGGGCAACCTCTTGTACCTGTCCTGGAACGACGAACCGGACAGGCTCGATGCGCTGCTCAAGGCCCAGGGCCTGTCCGGCCTGGTGCTAAAGGGCACTGTGGCGCGGAGCCAGCTTGGAATAAACTTGGAGCACGTACTGGGCCACAAAGTGTCCCGGGCCCTCGACCCCCAGGGGAAGTTTTCTTTGCATGCCCCTTTACCGTAG
- a CDS encoding glycosyltransferase family 4 protein codes for MRILLVGFACSPDHGSEQAITWSWAWSLSQHCEVWVITHPEYRQNIEDFLAKHPNPNLHFYFVQLAGFVQLAGWMNPWDTHQLGKLRLHYLLWQQEAYRVARKLHQEKAFDLVHYVSWATISSAPQFWRLPVPFVWGPVGGGQVAPTAFRRYFGAAWRSEFLRTLRVKLLPWIPAIRKAVQQSAMILTINPETVEVLRLAGARRMEMFNIIGIADEHIPMVFPKREPKEYLTLLWASRFEPRKGLPLLLEALERLRDLPLRVLVAGDGPLRRSWEAEVVRLNLADTVRFLGMVNWHQMRGLYLEADIFVFTSLQDTFGNVTLEALAQGLPVLTLGHQGVGYHLPDAATLKVPVTTPDEAVTGLAEGIRKLHADPQLRYEMGKAGWEYVKANSQSVRAERMIQLYRRILAGRENPPNKKLPTR; via the coding sequence ATGCGTATTTTGCTGGTGGGTTTTGCTTGCAGCCCAGATCATGGTTCTGAGCAAGCCATCACCTGGTCATGGGCCTGGTCGCTCTCGCAACACTGTGAGGTGTGGGTCATTACCCATCCTGAATACCGCCAGAACATCGAGGATTTTTTAGCCAAACATCCCAATCCCAATCTGCATTTTTACTTTGTGCAACTAGCGGGCTTTGTGCAACTAGCGGGCTGGATGAATCCCTGGGACACCCATCAGCTGGGAAAATTGCGTTTGCATTATCTTTTGTGGCAGCAAGAAGCTTACCGGGTAGCTAGAAAACTCCATCAGGAAAAGGCTTTTGATCTGGTTCATTACGTGAGCTGGGCAACCATCAGCTCGGCTCCGCAGTTCTGGCGCTTGCCGGTTCCGTTTGTGTGGGGGCCGGTCGGGGGAGGTCAGGTGGCCCCGACTGCGTTTCGGCGCTATTTTGGGGCAGCTTGGCGCAGTGAATTCTTACGAACCCTGCGGGTCAAGTTGCTGCCCTGGATACCTGCTATCCGCAAGGCCGTGCAGCAATCGGCCATGATCCTGACCATTAACCCAGAAACCGTGGAGGTGTTGCGCCTGGCCGGGGCCAGGCGGATGGAGATGTTCAACATTATTGGTATAGCAGACGAGCATATCCCAATGGTGTTTCCCAAGCGAGAGCCCAAGGAATATCTGACCCTATTGTGGGCAAGCCGCTTTGAGCCCAGGAAGGGGCTGCCGCTGCTGTTGGAAGCGCTCGAGCGTCTGCGGGATTTGCCCCTGCGGGTACTGGTTGCGGGGGATGGGCCGCTCCGTAGATCCTGGGAGGCCGAGGTGGTCAGGCTGAATTTGGCAGATACCGTGAGGTTTTTGGGGATGGTGAATTGGCATCAAATGCGCGGTTTGTACCTCGAAGCAGATATTTTTGTCTTTACCAGCTTACAAGATACCTTCGGTAACGTAACCCTCGAGGCCCTGGCCCAGGGGTTGCCCGTCCTGACCCTGGGCCATCAAGGGGTGGGCTACCATTTGCCCGATGCTGCCACGCTCAAGGTTCCCGTAACCACCCCCGACGAAGCGGTTACAGGGCTCGCCGAGGGAATCCGAAAGCTACATGCCGACCCCCAGCTAAGGTATGAGATGGGCAAGGCTGGCTGGGAATATGTCAAGGCCAATAGCCAGTCGGTTCGGGCAGAGCGAATGATTCAGCTATACAGGCGCATACTGGCCGGCAGGGAGAACCCACCGAACAAAAAACTCCCTACCCGCTAA
- a CDS encoding polysaccharide biosynthesis tyrosine autokinase: MNGISQIPPEPELDLVRLGRTLKRHALWILAFAVLLSVATFVLSSLQTPVYQASTRLLAAQSNVLSGSNLLGTVPASALIDAGAYREAALSNLVLGRTLQAAGLGTTPRDLERFARSSRVRTVEGKNSNVIVLSVRNPDPDRAAEIANIWARSLRQWDDERVRGSFGNFRESLEAQLAVVSGQINQTTNRSNENLASLQTLRASLLRDIDLMRALERSATGQLSLIDRAISPSRPASPRPLLYAVVAFLLGLTLAVGLVLMREAGVRSVRNADEAFSLTSLPLLGEFPKMPAGAGRTLSPEVASYLDINVTHTIAGGGPRIIAITSPAALEGKSSVAISLARACARAGKLTLLMDLNSRKPVLHKEFSITQGQDIVSALVNLPRVLPQPTLVESNLYVLPCLQPLENPPRLLSELFRPFITHLKESGQYDMIIIDTPPVLSVTDTLIMAPYVSGVLMVVREGQTDRRQLRTALEILKRVGAQTLGLVMNHVRESQTLPKPDKVYEGSSRSTGIFRPATEEKP; encoded by the coding sequence ATGAATGGCATTTCTCAAATTCCTCCAGAGCCAGAATTGGATCTTGTGCGTTTGGGCAGAACCCTCAAGCGCCATGCCCTGTGGATTCTGGCCTTTGCTGTACTGCTAAGTGTGGCAACTTTTGTGCTCTCGAGCCTCCAAACACCGGTTTACCAGGCCAGTACCCGGCTTTTGGCAGCCCAGAGCAACGTGCTGTCGGGCAGCAACCTCCTGGGCACCGTGCCGGCTTCGGCCCTGATTGACGCGGGGGCCTACCGCGAAGCCGCCCTGAGTAACCTGGTTTTGGGGCGTACCTTGCAAGCAGCGGGCCTGGGCACGACCCCCCGCGACCTCGAGCGTTTTGCTCGCAGCTCACGAGTGCGTACCGTAGAGGGCAAGAATTCCAACGTCATTGTCTTGAGCGTTCGCAACCCCGACCCAGACCGCGCCGCCGAGATTGCCAACATCTGGGCCAGAAGCCTGCGCCAATGGGATGATGAGCGGGTACGCGGAAGCTTCGGCAATTTCCGTGAGTCCCTCGAGGCCCAGCTTGCCGTGGTGAGCGGCCAGATTAACCAGACCACCAACCGCAGCAACGAAAACCTTGCCAGCCTGCAAACCCTTCGGGCCAGCCTGTTGCGCGATATTGACCTGATGCGGGCCCTGGAGCGCAGTGCCACCGGCCAGTTGAGCCTGATAGACCGGGCCATTTCGCCTTCGCGTCCGGCCAGCCCGCGTCCGCTACTGTACGCGGTGGTGGCTTTTCTGCTGGGGCTAACCCTTGCGGTGGGGCTGGTACTTATGCGCGAGGCCGGAGTACGCAGTGTGCGCAACGCCGACGAAGCCTTTAGCCTGACCTCCCTGCCTCTGCTGGGTGAGTTTCCCAAGATGCCTGCGGGCGCAGGGCGTACCCTCTCCCCCGAAGTGGCCAGCTATTTGGACATCAACGTAACCCACACCATTGCGGGGGGTGGCCCTCGAATTATCGCCATTACCAGCCCGGCGGCCCTCGAGGGCAAGAGCAGCGTGGCCATCAGCCTGGCCCGGGCCTGTGCCAGGGCAGGTAAGCTCACCCTGCTGATGGATCTTAACAGCCGCAAGCCGGTGTTGCACAAGGAGTTCAGTATCACCCAGGGCCAGGATATCGTGAGTGCGCTGGTCAACCTGCCCCGCGTGCTCCCCCAGCCCACCCTGGTCGAGAGCAACCTGTACGTACTTCCCTGCCTGCAGCCCCTCGAGAACCCACCCCGCCTGCTCTCCGAGCTGTTCCGGCCCTTCATCACCCACCTCAAAGAGAGCGGCCAGTACGACATGATTATTATTGACACGCCGCCCGTGCTGAGCGTGACCGATACCCTGATCATGGCCCCCTATGTCTCCGGGGTGCTGATGGTGGTGCGCGAAGGCCAGACCGACCGCCGCCAGTTGCGCACGGCCCTCGAGATCCTCAAACGGGTCGGGGCCCAGACCCTGGGCCTGGTGATGAATCATGTCCGCGAGAGCCAGACCCTGCCCAAACCCGACAAGGTATACGAGGGCAGCAGCAGGAGCACCGGCATCTTTAGACCTGCTACTGAAGAAAAGCCATAA
- a CDS encoding O-antigen ligase family protein yields the protein MLIDSSSKWVVRPSMLLGGLLLVLVAGYWAFSRAFGYIGYYPVLIGEVALLVGVALAVWSGGLHFPRQISAWLFVFVFLFGLGQIIYSAWFLEQPLLEVIRSFATLYYGLYGFLAYFAARRLLVRLDDQALAWLMPKMAWAVLLGMSISITGFIFLVDYLPYFPQTTVPILTYKPTDAIIPLLFFTVIWVRGYLPPAFMAWILALVAFAAARSRSSLAAYAVGFVLQGPFRARSLWLMVAVFVAVSLLAIFDVRISLGYREISVNQLAANALFFLEPDQAGQLDSTTTQNANWRLAWWTAIWNEAVVNEYYLMGLGWGVNLADHYGFQTVEADTLDVLRNPHNALMGILARGGWVISIAWLLTYATFLVSMVWSLARKHYSYANRTLLIAIFVCTIANLINGATDVYLESPQVAIPHWILIGLGWALMERETRPSHAETSVGLERP from the coding sequence ATGCTGATTGATAGCTCGAGCAAATGGGTGGTACGCCCATCGATGCTTTTGGGCGGGTTGCTGCTGGTTTTGGTGGCAGGGTATTGGGCCTTTAGTCGGGCTTTTGGCTATATCGGCTACTATCCGGTTCTGATTGGCGAGGTCGCCCTGCTGGTCGGAGTGGCGCTGGCGGTCTGGTCGGGGGGATTGCACTTTCCTCGCCAGATTTCAGCCTGGCTATTTGTGTTTGTTTTCCTGTTTGGCCTGGGCCAGATCATCTACTCAGCCTGGTTTTTGGAACAGCCGCTGCTGGAAGTCATCCGCAGTTTTGCCACACTCTACTACGGGTTGTACGGGTTTTTGGCCTATTTTGCGGCTCGGAGACTTCTGGTACGCCTGGATGACCAGGCGCTGGCGTGGCTGATGCCCAAAATGGCCTGGGCGGTCTTGTTGGGCATGAGCATCTCGATTACCGGTTTTATTTTCCTGGTGGATTATCTGCCGTACTTCCCACAAACCACCGTGCCCATTCTGACCTACAAGCCTACCGACGCGATTATTCCGTTGCTGTTTTTTACCGTGATATGGGTACGAGGCTATTTGCCGCCGGCTTTCATGGCCTGGATTCTGGCCCTGGTAGCGTTTGCGGCTGCCCGCAGCCGCTCGTCTCTGGCCGCCTACGCGGTGGGTTTTGTCTTGCAGGGGCCATTCCGGGCTCGCAGTTTGTGGTTGATGGTGGCGGTGTTTGTGGCAGTAAGTTTGCTGGCCATCTTCGATGTTCGGATCAGCCTGGGATACCGGGAGATCAGCGTCAACCAGCTGGCGGCCAATGCTCTGTTTTTCCTCGAGCCCGACCAGGCGGGGCAGCTCGACAGCACCACCACCCAGAACGCCAACTGGCGCCTGGCCTGGTGGACGGCCATCTGGAACGAGGCCGTGGTCAATGAGTACTACCTCATGGGGCTGGGCTGGGGGGTTAACCTGGCCGATCACTACGGTTTCCAGACCGTCGAGGCCGATACGCTGGATGTGTTGCGCAACCCCCATAACGCCTTGATGGGCATTCTGGCTCGAGGGGGCTGGGTTATTTCCATTGCCTGGCTGCTAACCTACGCTACTTTTCTGGTGTCGATGGTCTGGAGCCTGGCACGCAAACACTATAGCTATGCTAATCGCACTTTGTTGATCGCTATTTTTGTATGCACCATCGCCAACCTCATCAACGGGGCTACCGATGTATATCTGGAAAGCCCTCAGGTGGCTATTCCACACTGGATCTTGATTGGTTTGGGCTGGGCCTTGATGGAAAGGGAAACCAGGCCCTCCCATGCCGAAACCTCTGTCGGCCTCGAGAGGCCTTAG
- a CDS encoding glycosyltransferase family 4 protein, producing MKIWHVCDTSGSDEVNGVSTTLWAIAPAQAALGHRVQIVSRDPLNAVGQTALEQAGLEHRFLPRKNLGWDSTTLAGLLDRFEPDVVHMHSVFIPQQYQLARVLRARGIPFIITSHGQLSSQSLRRGRLKKWPYARFIEKPRFYMAAAITALTTGEAADIKAFVPGFKGMVQVIPNPAPPIKEVVWQGIESKTLVYLGRFDVMQKGIDYLIALANELPEYEFRLYGTEDAKTLRWLNRLKETASSNVHFEAPVFGEHKLAVLSQAKAYIQLSRWEGFGMSVLEAMSVGTPCLVSSGLQMTQTLQEAGLALPLSGNSAQMAQQVRNYLSDPAALARWSERARDYCRTELSPIRIATQYIELYQRVVVR from the coding sequence ATGAAGATCTGGCACGTGTGTGATACCAGCGGATCCGACGAGGTTAATGGGGTCAGTACCACGCTCTGGGCGATTGCTCCGGCCCAGGCTGCCCTGGGTCATCGGGTTCAGATCGTAAGCCGTGATCCGCTCAATGCAGTTGGGCAAACTGCCCTTGAGCAAGCGGGCCTCGAGCATCGCTTTCTGCCTCGTAAAAACCTGGGTTGGGACTCAACCACCCTGGCCGGGTTACTGGATCGCTTTGAGCCCGATGTGGTTCACATGCATTCTGTCTTCATCCCGCAGCAATACCAGCTAGCACGGGTGCTGCGGGCTCGAGGGATTCCTTTCATCATCACCTCCCACGGTCAGTTGTCATCTCAATCGCTACGGCGTGGGCGCCTCAAAAAATGGCCTTATGCACGCTTTATCGAGAAGCCGCGCTTCTATATGGCTGCTGCCATTACCGCCCTGACTACCGGCGAGGCTGCCGATATAAAAGCCTTTGTGCCGGGTTTCAAGGGTATGGTGCAGGTTATTCCCAATCCGGCCCCACCCATAAAAGAGGTCGTGTGGCAAGGGATTGAGAGCAAAACCCTGGTATACCTGGGCCGTTTTGATGTGATGCAAAAGGGAATAGATTACCTGATTGCCCTGGCCAACGAACTGCCGGAGTACGAGTTCAGGCTTTATGGAACCGAGGATGCCAAAACCCTCCGTTGGCTGAATCGGCTCAAAGAGACCGCCTCTTCCAATGTGCATTTCGAGGCGCCGGTTTTTGGGGAACATAAACTTGCGGTGCTTTCCCAGGCTAAAGCCTATATCCAGCTTTCGCGCTGGGAGGGGTTTGGCATGTCGGTGCTGGAAGCCATGTCGGTGGGCACGCCCTGCCTGGTCAGCAGTGGTTTGCAAATGACCCAAACTCTTCAGGAGGCTGGCCTGGCGCTGCCTTTATCGGGCAATTCGGCGCAAATGGCCCAACAAGTTCGCAACTATTTGAGCGATCCGGCGGCTTTAGCACGCTGGTCCGAACGCGCCAGGGACTATTGCAGAACCGAACTGTCCCCCATACGCATCGCCACACAATACATCGAACTTTACCAGCGGGTAGTTGTCAGGTGA